Proteins encoded in a region of the Nicotiana tomentosiformis chromosome 9, ASM39032v3, whole genome shotgun sequence genome:
- the LOC104086214 gene encoding putative late blight resistance protein homolog R1B-16 isoform X2 — protein MIDCVFYFIYGRCLTRVWRFRPCLVAEPSKHLQNRHSDPMNDEEIVGFENDAERIIKCLNEGKKELDVIPIVGMAGQGKTTFARKLYNNDNIVYHFDVRAWCIISQTYNRQELLQEIFNQVTGSKGKVDEVGELADMLRKRLIGRRYLIVLDDMWDIKAWEDLRLSFPNGDTGSRIIVTTRLEEVGKQVKHDTDPYSLPFLTRDESLKLLQKKVFQKEACPHELQDVSLAVAKRCKGLPLVIILVAGIIKRKKMEESWWHEVKNALLSYLGEAEGYSLSTMQLSYDNLPDSLKPCLLYMGMFPEDARIPVSKLISLWIAEGFMQNIESERLMEEAAEGYLMDLISSNVVIVESRKYNGKVKYCQVHDVVLHFCLEKSREEKFMFAVKGNYSDFQPSGWKETRLSIKLTKELSKIELLTAEPFHQHLRSLITNDGGEYSVWNPIPHISKLGFLKVLDLSSQEVVPLSSATLHPLICLKYLAVRTDQFDFHPESHLRHLETLIVLASKRVVLPPIFWKMEKLRHVYIGGVVFDLENNKQGIFEESSKLENLRILRHVRYPINDGECMDVLLRRCPNVQKLWLTISSSELPKEICTFSPKLESLTQLQLLDLFFEGRRFSIPELHFPSNLKKLKLEGPHIVSAAPLIAGLPNLEYLQLQDWGTKSEEWSLKDIKFNKLKLLKLVLLGISRLDDPEESFPKLETLVIRMCHNLEEIPPSFADIETLKRIKLIGRRPQTLQPSAVKLKEDIEEIEGCNRLNLIMDVWISKHHSRQLRLQAQAPLLNMTTAAKTQAE, from the exons ATGATTGATT GTGTTTTCTACTTTATCTACGGAAGATGTCTGACAAGAGTTTGGAGATTTAGACCCTGCTTGGTGGCTGAGCCATCTAAACATCTGCAAAATCGACATAGCGACCCTATGAATGATGAGGAGATAGTTGGTTTTGAGAATGACGCTGAAAGAATTATTAAGTGTCTGAATGAAGGAAAAAAGGAGCTAGACGTCATCCCAATTGTTGGGATGGCTGGACAAGGTAAAACAACTTTTGCTAGAAAGTTGTATAACAATGATAACATTGTTTACCATTTTGATGTTCGAGCATGGTGCATCATTTCCCAAACATATAATCGACAAGAGTTATTACAAGAGATTTTCAATCAAGTTACCGGTTCCAAGGGCAAGGTAGATGAGGTTGGCGAACTTGCTGACATGTTGAGGAAAAGATTAATTGGCAGGAGATATCTGATTGTCTTGGATGATATGTGGGATATTAAAGCGTGGGAAGATTTAAGATTATCTTTCCCAAATGGTGACACAGGAAGTAGAATAATAGTAACAACACGACTTGAGGAAGTAGGCAAGCAGGTCAAGCACGATACCGATCCTTATTCTCTCCCATTCCTCACACGCGATGAGAGTCTAAAGTTGTTGCAGAAAAAAGTGTTTCAAAAGGAAGCTTGCCCACATGAACTACAAGATGTCAGCCTAGCAGTTGCAAAAAGATGCAAAGGACTGCCTCTAGTGATTATCTTGGTAGCTGGAATAATCAAAAGGAAGAAAATGGAAGAATCTTGGTGGCATGAGGTTAAAAATGCTCTACTTTCGTATCTAGGTGAGGCTGAAGGATATAGTCTTTCGACTATGCAGTTAAGTTATGATAATTTACCCGATTCTTTAAAACCTTGCCTCCTTTATATGGGGATGTTTCCTGAGGACGCGAGAATTCCAGTTTCTAAATTGATAAGTTTATGGATAGCGGAAGGCTTCATGCAGAACATTGAGTCGGAGAGATTAATGGAAGAGGCAGCTGAAGGTTACTTGATGGATCTCATTAGCAGTAATGTGGTGATAGTTGAGAGCAGAAAATACAACGGTAAAGTCAAATACTGCCAGGTTCATGATGTCGTACTTCACTTTTGCTTGGAGAAAAGCAGAGAAGAAAAATTTATGTTTGCAGTGAAGGGGAATTATAGCGACTTTCAACCTTCCGGTTGGAAGGAAACTCGACTGAGCATCAAATTAACTAAAGAGCTTTCCAAGATTGAATTGCTCACAGCGGAGCCTTTCCATCAACATTTAAGGTCACTGATAACAAATGATGGAGGGGAATATTCAGTATGGAACCCCATCCCTCATATTAGTAAATTGGGATTTCTTAAGGTGTTGGATTTGAGTTCTCAAGAAGTGGTTCCTTTGTCGTCAGCTACACTGCATCCACTAATTTGTCTAAAGTACCTCGCAGTTAGGACAGATCAATTTGATTTCCATCCGGAATCACATCTACGCCATCTTGAAACTTTAATTGTTCTTGCTTCCAAGAGGGTAGTGTTACCTCCGATTTTTTGGAAAATGGAAAAATTAAGGCATGTTTATATTGGTGGTGTTGTTTTTGATTTGGAAAACAATAAGCAAGGGATCTTTGAAGAATCCTCTAAATTGGAAAATTTGAGGATATTAAGGCATGTTCGTTATCCAATTAACGATGGTGAATGCATGGATGTCTTATTACGGAGGTGTCCTAACGTTCAAAAACTTTGGCTCACTATCTCTAGCAGTGAACTTCCCAAAGAGATTTGTACTTTCAGTCCCAAACTAGAGAGTCTTACTCAGCTGCAATTACTTGACCTTTTCTTTGAGGGTAGGAGATTTAGTATACCTGAGTTACATTTTCCTTCAAACCTAAAGAAGTTGAAACTTGAAGGGCCTCATATAGTAAGCGCAGCTCCCTTGATTGCGGGACTACCAAATCTAGAGTATCTCCAATTACAGGATTGGGGAACTAAGTCGGAAGAGTGGAGCCTCAAAGATATCAAGTTCAATAAACTTAAGTTGTTGAAACTGGTGTTGTTAGGTATCTCAAGGTTGGATGACCCAGAGGAATCTTTTCCTAAGCTTGAAACGCTTGTTATAAGAATGTGTCACAATCTTGAGGAGATTCCCCCTAGCTTTGCAGATATTGAAACATTGAAACGGATTAAGTTGATTGGGCGCAGGCCACAAACTCTGCAGCCTTCAGCTGTGAAACTTAAGGAAGACATCGAAGAGATTGAAGGATGCAACCGTCTTAACCTCATTATGGAC GTTTGGATCAGTAAGCACCATAGCCGGCAGCTACGACTTCAAGCACAAGCTCCTCTACTGAACATG ACAACTGCAGCGAAAACACAAGCAGAGTAG
- the LOC104086214 gene encoding putative late blight resistance protein homolog R1B-16 isoform X1, with protein sequence MIDCVFYFIYGRCLTRVWRFRPCLVAEPSKHLQNRHSDPMNDEEIVGFENDAERIIKCLNEGKKELDVIPIVGMAGQGKTTFARKLYNNDNIVYHFDVRAWCIISQTYNRQELLQEIFNQVTGSKGKVDEVGELADMLRKRLIGRRYLIVLDDMWDIKAWEDLRLSFPNGDTGSRIIVTTRLEEVGKQVKHDTDPYSLPFLTRDESLKLLQKKVFQKEACPHELQDVSLAVAKRCKGLPLVIILVAGIIKRKKMEESWWHEVKNALLSYLGEAEGYSLSTMQLSYDNLPDSLKPCLLYMGMFPEDARIPVSKLISLWIAEGFMQNIESERLMEEAAEGYLMDLISSNVVIVESRKYNGKVKYCQVHDVVLHFCLEKSREEKFMFAVKGNYSDFQPSGWKETRLSIKLTKELSKIELLTAEPFHQHLRSLITNDGGEYSVWNPIPHISKLGFLKVLDLSSQEVVPLSSATLHPLICLKYLAVRTDQFDFHPESHLRHLETLIVLASKRVVLPPIFWKMEKLRHVYIGGVVFDLENNKQGIFEESSKLENLRILRHVRYPINDGECMDVLLRRCPNVQKLWLTISSSELPKEICTFSPKLESLTQLQLLDLFFEGRRFSIPELHFPSNLKKLKLEGPHIVSAAPLIAGLPNLEYLQLQDWGTKSEEWSLKDIKFNKLKLLKLVLLGISRLDDPEESFPKLETLVIRMCHNLEEIPPSFADIETLKRIKLIGRRPQTLQPSAVKLKEDIEEIEGCNRLNLIMDVWISKHHSRQLRLQAQAPLLNMCCYYQKQLAGKWQVLVEILLPL encoded by the exons ATGATTGATT GTGTTTTCTACTTTATCTACGGAAGATGTCTGACAAGAGTTTGGAGATTTAGACCCTGCTTGGTGGCTGAGCCATCTAAACATCTGCAAAATCGACATAGCGACCCTATGAATGATGAGGAGATAGTTGGTTTTGAGAATGACGCTGAAAGAATTATTAAGTGTCTGAATGAAGGAAAAAAGGAGCTAGACGTCATCCCAATTGTTGGGATGGCTGGACAAGGTAAAACAACTTTTGCTAGAAAGTTGTATAACAATGATAACATTGTTTACCATTTTGATGTTCGAGCATGGTGCATCATTTCCCAAACATATAATCGACAAGAGTTATTACAAGAGATTTTCAATCAAGTTACCGGTTCCAAGGGCAAGGTAGATGAGGTTGGCGAACTTGCTGACATGTTGAGGAAAAGATTAATTGGCAGGAGATATCTGATTGTCTTGGATGATATGTGGGATATTAAAGCGTGGGAAGATTTAAGATTATCTTTCCCAAATGGTGACACAGGAAGTAGAATAATAGTAACAACACGACTTGAGGAAGTAGGCAAGCAGGTCAAGCACGATACCGATCCTTATTCTCTCCCATTCCTCACACGCGATGAGAGTCTAAAGTTGTTGCAGAAAAAAGTGTTTCAAAAGGAAGCTTGCCCACATGAACTACAAGATGTCAGCCTAGCAGTTGCAAAAAGATGCAAAGGACTGCCTCTAGTGATTATCTTGGTAGCTGGAATAATCAAAAGGAAGAAAATGGAAGAATCTTGGTGGCATGAGGTTAAAAATGCTCTACTTTCGTATCTAGGTGAGGCTGAAGGATATAGTCTTTCGACTATGCAGTTAAGTTATGATAATTTACCCGATTCTTTAAAACCTTGCCTCCTTTATATGGGGATGTTTCCTGAGGACGCGAGAATTCCAGTTTCTAAATTGATAAGTTTATGGATAGCGGAAGGCTTCATGCAGAACATTGAGTCGGAGAGATTAATGGAAGAGGCAGCTGAAGGTTACTTGATGGATCTCATTAGCAGTAATGTGGTGATAGTTGAGAGCAGAAAATACAACGGTAAAGTCAAATACTGCCAGGTTCATGATGTCGTACTTCACTTTTGCTTGGAGAAAAGCAGAGAAGAAAAATTTATGTTTGCAGTGAAGGGGAATTATAGCGACTTTCAACCTTCCGGTTGGAAGGAAACTCGACTGAGCATCAAATTAACTAAAGAGCTTTCCAAGATTGAATTGCTCACAGCGGAGCCTTTCCATCAACATTTAAGGTCACTGATAACAAATGATGGAGGGGAATATTCAGTATGGAACCCCATCCCTCATATTAGTAAATTGGGATTTCTTAAGGTGTTGGATTTGAGTTCTCAAGAAGTGGTTCCTTTGTCGTCAGCTACACTGCATCCACTAATTTGTCTAAAGTACCTCGCAGTTAGGACAGATCAATTTGATTTCCATCCGGAATCACATCTACGCCATCTTGAAACTTTAATTGTTCTTGCTTCCAAGAGGGTAGTGTTACCTCCGATTTTTTGGAAAATGGAAAAATTAAGGCATGTTTATATTGGTGGTGTTGTTTTTGATTTGGAAAACAATAAGCAAGGGATCTTTGAAGAATCCTCTAAATTGGAAAATTTGAGGATATTAAGGCATGTTCGTTATCCAATTAACGATGGTGAATGCATGGATGTCTTATTACGGAGGTGTCCTAACGTTCAAAAACTTTGGCTCACTATCTCTAGCAGTGAACTTCCCAAAGAGATTTGTACTTTCAGTCCCAAACTAGAGAGTCTTACTCAGCTGCAATTACTTGACCTTTTCTTTGAGGGTAGGAGATTTAGTATACCTGAGTTACATTTTCCTTCAAACCTAAAGAAGTTGAAACTTGAAGGGCCTCATATAGTAAGCGCAGCTCCCTTGATTGCGGGACTACCAAATCTAGAGTATCTCCAATTACAGGATTGGGGAACTAAGTCGGAAGAGTGGAGCCTCAAAGATATCAAGTTCAATAAACTTAAGTTGTTGAAACTGGTGTTGTTAGGTATCTCAAGGTTGGATGACCCAGAGGAATCTTTTCCTAAGCTTGAAACGCTTGTTATAAGAATGTGTCACAATCTTGAGGAGATTCCCCCTAGCTTTGCAGATATTGAAACATTGAAACGGATTAAGTTGATTGGGCGCAGGCCACAAACTCTGCAGCCTTCAGCTGTGAAACTTAAGGAAGACATCGAAGAGATTGAAGGATGCAACCGTCTTAACCTCATTATGGAC GTTTGGATCAGTAAGCACCATAGCCGGCAGCTACGACTTCAAGCACAAGCTCCTCTACTGAACATG TGTTGCTATTATCAGAAGCAGCTAGCTGGCAAGTGGCAAGTCCTTGTAGAAATTCTCCTTCCTCTTTGA
- the LOC104086214 gene encoding putative late blight resistance protein homolog R1B-16 isoform X3 has translation MIDCVFYFIYGRCLTRVWRFRPCLVAEPSKHLQNRHSDPMNDEEIVGFENDAERIIKCLNEGKKELDVIPIVGMAGQGKTTFARKLYNNDNIVYHFDVRAWCIISQTYNRQELLQEIFNQVTGSKGKVDEVGELADMLRKRLIGRRYLIVLDDMWDIKAWEDLRLSFPNGDTGSRIIVTTRLEEVGKQVKHDTDPYSLPFLTRDESLKLLQKKVFQKEACPHELQDVSLAVAKRCKGLPLVIILVAGIIKRKKMEESWWHEVKNALLSYLGEAEGYSLSTMQLSYDNLPDSLKPCLLYMGMFPEDARIPVSKLISLWIAEGFMQNIESERLMEEAAEGYLMDLISSNVVIVESRKYNGKVKYCQVHDVVLHFCLEKSREEKFMFAVKGNYSDFQPSGWKETRLSIKLTKELSKIELLTAEPFHQHLRSLITNDGGEYSVWNPIPHISKLGFLKVLDLSSQEVVPLSSATLHPLICLKYLAVRTDQFDFHPESHLRHLETLIVLASKRVVLPPIFWKMEKLRHVYIGGVVFDLENNKQGIFEESSKLENLRILRHVRYPINDGECMDVLLRRCPNVQKLWLTISSSELPKEICTFSPKLESLTQLQLLDLFFEGRRFSIPELHFPSNLKKLKLEGPHIVSAAPLIAGLPNLEYLQLQDWGTKSEEWSLKDIKFNKLKLLKLVLLGISRLDDPEESFPKLETLVIRMCHNLEEIPPSFADIETLKRIKLIGRRPQTLQPSAVKLKEDIEEIEGCNRLNLIMDVWISKHHSRQLRLQAQAPLLNM, from the exons ATGATTGATT GTGTTTTCTACTTTATCTACGGAAGATGTCTGACAAGAGTTTGGAGATTTAGACCCTGCTTGGTGGCTGAGCCATCTAAACATCTGCAAAATCGACATAGCGACCCTATGAATGATGAGGAGATAGTTGGTTTTGAGAATGACGCTGAAAGAATTATTAAGTGTCTGAATGAAGGAAAAAAGGAGCTAGACGTCATCCCAATTGTTGGGATGGCTGGACAAGGTAAAACAACTTTTGCTAGAAAGTTGTATAACAATGATAACATTGTTTACCATTTTGATGTTCGAGCATGGTGCATCATTTCCCAAACATATAATCGACAAGAGTTATTACAAGAGATTTTCAATCAAGTTACCGGTTCCAAGGGCAAGGTAGATGAGGTTGGCGAACTTGCTGACATGTTGAGGAAAAGATTAATTGGCAGGAGATATCTGATTGTCTTGGATGATATGTGGGATATTAAAGCGTGGGAAGATTTAAGATTATCTTTCCCAAATGGTGACACAGGAAGTAGAATAATAGTAACAACACGACTTGAGGAAGTAGGCAAGCAGGTCAAGCACGATACCGATCCTTATTCTCTCCCATTCCTCACACGCGATGAGAGTCTAAAGTTGTTGCAGAAAAAAGTGTTTCAAAAGGAAGCTTGCCCACATGAACTACAAGATGTCAGCCTAGCAGTTGCAAAAAGATGCAAAGGACTGCCTCTAGTGATTATCTTGGTAGCTGGAATAATCAAAAGGAAGAAAATGGAAGAATCTTGGTGGCATGAGGTTAAAAATGCTCTACTTTCGTATCTAGGTGAGGCTGAAGGATATAGTCTTTCGACTATGCAGTTAAGTTATGATAATTTACCCGATTCTTTAAAACCTTGCCTCCTTTATATGGGGATGTTTCCTGAGGACGCGAGAATTCCAGTTTCTAAATTGATAAGTTTATGGATAGCGGAAGGCTTCATGCAGAACATTGAGTCGGAGAGATTAATGGAAGAGGCAGCTGAAGGTTACTTGATGGATCTCATTAGCAGTAATGTGGTGATAGTTGAGAGCAGAAAATACAACGGTAAAGTCAAATACTGCCAGGTTCATGATGTCGTACTTCACTTTTGCTTGGAGAAAAGCAGAGAAGAAAAATTTATGTTTGCAGTGAAGGGGAATTATAGCGACTTTCAACCTTCCGGTTGGAAGGAAACTCGACTGAGCATCAAATTAACTAAAGAGCTTTCCAAGATTGAATTGCTCACAGCGGAGCCTTTCCATCAACATTTAAGGTCACTGATAACAAATGATGGAGGGGAATATTCAGTATGGAACCCCATCCCTCATATTAGTAAATTGGGATTTCTTAAGGTGTTGGATTTGAGTTCTCAAGAAGTGGTTCCTTTGTCGTCAGCTACACTGCATCCACTAATTTGTCTAAAGTACCTCGCAGTTAGGACAGATCAATTTGATTTCCATCCGGAATCACATCTACGCCATCTTGAAACTTTAATTGTTCTTGCTTCCAAGAGGGTAGTGTTACCTCCGATTTTTTGGAAAATGGAAAAATTAAGGCATGTTTATATTGGTGGTGTTGTTTTTGATTTGGAAAACAATAAGCAAGGGATCTTTGAAGAATCCTCTAAATTGGAAAATTTGAGGATATTAAGGCATGTTCGTTATCCAATTAACGATGGTGAATGCATGGATGTCTTATTACGGAGGTGTCCTAACGTTCAAAAACTTTGGCTCACTATCTCTAGCAGTGAACTTCCCAAAGAGATTTGTACTTTCAGTCCCAAACTAGAGAGTCTTACTCAGCTGCAATTACTTGACCTTTTCTTTGAGGGTAGGAGATTTAGTATACCTGAGTTACATTTTCCTTCAAACCTAAAGAAGTTGAAACTTGAAGGGCCTCATATAGTAAGCGCAGCTCCCTTGATTGCGGGACTACCAAATCTAGAGTATCTCCAATTACAGGATTGGGGAACTAAGTCGGAAGAGTGGAGCCTCAAAGATATCAAGTTCAATAAACTTAAGTTGTTGAAACTGGTGTTGTTAGGTATCTCAAGGTTGGATGACCCAGAGGAATCTTTTCCTAAGCTTGAAACGCTTGTTATAAGAATGTGTCACAATCTTGAGGAGATTCCCCCTAGCTTTGCAGATATTGAAACATTGAAACGGATTAAGTTGATTGGGCGCAGGCCACAAACTCTGCAGCCTTCAGCTGTGAAACTTAAGGAAGACATCGAAGAGATTGAAGGATGCAACCGTCTTAACCTCATTATGGAC GTTTGGATCAGTAAGCACCATAGCCGGCAGCTACGACTTCAAGCACAAGCTCCTCTACTGAACATG TGA
- the LOC104086214 gene encoding putative late blight resistance protein homolog R1B-16 isoform X4, which yields MNDEEIVGFENDAERIIKCLNEGKKELDVIPIVGMAGQGKTTFARKLYNNDNIVYHFDVRAWCIISQTYNRQELLQEIFNQVTGSKGKVDEVGELADMLRKRLIGRRYLIVLDDMWDIKAWEDLRLSFPNGDTGSRIIVTTRLEEVGKQVKHDTDPYSLPFLTRDESLKLLQKKVFQKEACPHELQDVSLAVAKRCKGLPLVIILVAGIIKRKKMEESWWHEVKNALLSYLGEAEGYSLSTMQLSYDNLPDSLKPCLLYMGMFPEDARIPVSKLISLWIAEGFMQNIESERLMEEAAEGYLMDLISSNVVIVESRKYNGKVKYCQVHDVVLHFCLEKSREEKFMFAVKGNYSDFQPSGWKETRLSIKLTKELSKIELLTAEPFHQHLRSLITNDGGEYSVWNPIPHISKLGFLKVLDLSSQEVVPLSSATLHPLICLKYLAVRTDQFDFHPESHLRHLETLIVLASKRVVLPPIFWKMEKLRHVYIGGVVFDLENNKQGIFEESSKLENLRILRHVRYPINDGECMDVLLRRCPNVQKLWLTISSSELPKEICTFSPKLESLTQLQLLDLFFEGRRFSIPELHFPSNLKKLKLEGPHIVSAAPLIAGLPNLEYLQLQDWGTKSEEWSLKDIKFNKLKLLKLVLLGISRLDDPEESFPKLETLVIRMCHNLEEIPPSFADIETLKRIKLIGRRPQTLQPSAVKLKEDIEEIEGCNRLNLIMDVWISKHHSRQLRLQAQAPLLNMCCYYQKQLAGKWQVLVEILLPL from the exons ATGAATGATGAGGAGATAGTTGGTTTTGAGAATGACGCTGAAAGAATTATTAAGTGTCTGAATGAAGGAAAAAAGGAGCTAGACGTCATCCCAATTGTTGGGATGGCTGGACAAGGTAAAACAACTTTTGCTAGAAAGTTGTATAACAATGATAACATTGTTTACCATTTTGATGTTCGAGCATGGTGCATCATTTCCCAAACATATAATCGACAAGAGTTATTACAAGAGATTTTCAATCAAGTTACCGGTTCCAAGGGCAAGGTAGATGAGGTTGGCGAACTTGCTGACATGTTGAGGAAAAGATTAATTGGCAGGAGATATCTGATTGTCTTGGATGATATGTGGGATATTAAAGCGTGGGAAGATTTAAGATTATCTTTCCCAAATGGTGACACAGGAAGTAGAATAATAGTAACAACACGACTTGAGGAAGTAGGCAAGCAGGTCAAGCACGATACCGATCCTTATTCTCTCCCATTCCTCACACGCGATGAGAGTCTAAAGTTGTTGCAGAAAAAAGTGTTTCAAAAGGAAGCTTGCCCACATGAACTACAAGATGTCAGCCTAGCAGTTGCAAAAAGATGCAAAGGACTGCCTCTAGTGATTATCTTGGTAGCTGGAATAATCAAAAGGAAGAAAATGGAAGAATCTTGGTGGCATGAGGTTAAAAATGCTCTACTTTCGTATCTAGGTGAGGCTGAAGGATATAGTCTTTCGACTATGCAGTTAAGTTATGATAATTTACCCGATTCTTTAAAACCTTGCCTCCTTTATATGGGGATGTTTCCTGAGGACGCGAGAATTCCAGTTTCTAAATTGATAAGTTTATGGATAGCGGAAGGCTTCATGCAGAACATTGAGTCGGAGAGATTAATGGAAGAGGCAGCTGAAGGTTACTTGATGGATCTCATTAGCAGTAATGTGGTGATAGTTGAGAGCAGAAAATACAACGGTAAAGTCAAATACTGCCAGGTTCATGATGTCGTACTTCACTTTTGCTTGGAGAAAAGCAGAGAAGAAAAATTTATGTTTGCAGTGAAGGGGAATTATAGCGACTTTCAACCTTCCGGTTGGAAGGAAACTCGACTGAGCATCAAATTAACTAAAGAGCTTTCCAAGATTGAATTGCTCACAGCGGAGCCTTTCCATCAACATTTAAGGTCACTGATAACAAATGATGGAGGGGAATATTCAGTATGGAACCCCATCCCTCATATTAGTAAATTGGGATTTCTTAAGGTGTTGGATTTGAGTTCTCAAGAAGTGGTTCCTTTGTCGTCAGCTACACTGCATCCACTAATTTGTCTAAAGTACCTCGCAGTTAGGACAGATCAATTTGATTTCCATCCGGAATCACATCTACGCCATCTTGAAACTTTAATTGTTCTTGCTTCCAAGAGGGTAGTGTTACCTCCGATTTTTTGGAAAATGGAAAAATTAAGGCATGTTTATATTGGTGGTGTTGTTTTTGATTTGGAAAACAATAAGCAAGGGATCTTTGAAGAATCCTCTAAATTGGAAAATTTGAGGATATTAAGGCATGTTCGTTATCCAATTAACGATGGTGAATGCATGGATGTCTTATTACGGAGGTGTCCTAACGTTCAAAAACTTTGGCTCACTATCTCTAGCAGTGAACTTCCCAAAGAGATTTGTACTTTCAGTCCCAAACTAGAGAGTCTTACTCAGCTGCAATTACTTGACCTTTTCTTTGAGGGTAGGAGATTTAGTATACCTGAGTTACATTTTCCTTCAAACCTAAAGAAGTTGAAACTTGAAGGGCCTCATATAGTAAGCGCAGCTCCCTTGATTGCGGGACTACCAAATCTAGAGTATCTCCAATTACAGGATTGGGGAACTAAGTCGGAAGAGTGGAGCCTCAAAGATATCAAGTTCAATAAACTTAAGTTGTTGAAACTGGTGTTGTTAGGTATCTCAAGGTTGGATGACCCAGAGGAATCTTTTCCTAAGCTTGAAACGCTTGTTATAAGAATGTGTCACAATCTTGAGGAGATTCCCCCTAGCTTTGCAGATATTGAAACATTGAAACGGATTAAGTTGATTGGGCGCAGGCCACAAACTCTGCAGCCTTCAGCTGTGAAACTTAAGGAAGACATCGAAGAGATTGAAGGATGCAACCGTCTTAACCTCATTATGGAC GTTTGGATCAGTAAGCACCATAGCCGGCAGCTACGACTTCAAGCACAAGCTCCTCTACTGAACATG TGTTGCTATTATCAGAAGCAGCTAGCTGGCAAGTGGCAAGTCCTTGTAGAAATTCTCCTTCCTCTTTGA